One Cotesia glomerata isolate CgM1 linkage group LG8, MPM_Cglom_v2.3, whole genome shotgun sequence genomic window carries:
- the LOC123270852 gene encoding zinc finger BED domain-containing protein 4-like has protein sequence MAPSFIWNYCSKTNHGNKIKCNICEKEFLFNKSTSTMMKHLQSLHKIDAPPNKNTLSRKRVNDNEDDNSVIPPKKALVAIESSASSSSVCLQNKSTSALQSASSLKFDSHQGPLNRCINNATSFAAGGWKHNQVTTALLQMIAIDNMPLSTPERAGFKMFVKKIQPLYRLPCEPTLTAAMTLKYEELSNKVKIELQQAESVCLTTDIWTHHHTMKSYLGLTAHYLKGVEMKTVELGAYHMEERKTIENLRSKLRKICNDWGLNDDKISTFVSDGGANIKGAIKSEFGSEKHISCIGHVINNIGQRLIEINITPSASESGNKVDDLPLNEEDIIDDSEILESDKTTQQTMLRDLLTKVKKIVTFFRHSERATTELLSLQSNLPESKRLKLIQEVKTRWNSCFEMINRFIVLADHVGKVLLQVKMDKSSKAKPPNMITGDELESLIEVRDILSPLWRVTQEVCAEKNVTLSKCIPLIASLRKKTENFKPDTLIGRQLQKKITQEIETKYGNIESVKLYACATLLDPRYKKCAFYSIRESARAITNVGDLVRIERNVASQATGSSAILDDDEVTTAIEAQVSSNDGNDDDDIWSYLDEAVNYSHSQADTDEAGGLPIQLRQ, from the exons ATGGCTCCTAGTTTTATCTGGAATTATTGCTCAAAAACTAACcatggtaataaaattaagtgtAATATCTGTgaaaaggaatttttattcaataagaGTACATCAACTATGATGAAGCACCTGCAATCGTTACATAAAATTGATGCTCCACCAAACAAAAATACTCTATCGCGGAAAAGAGTAAACGACAATGAAGACGATAATTCAGTGATTCCACCTAAAAAG gcttTAGTAGCTATTGAATCATCTGCTTCTTCTTCATCAGTttgtttacaaaataaaagcACTTCAGCTCTTCAGTCAGCTTCCTCATTGAAATTTGATTCTCATCAGGGACCTCTAAATCGCTGTATAAATAATGCTACTTCTTTTGCTG CTGGAGGCTGGAAACACAACCAAGTTACAACAGCTCTTCTTCAAATGATTGCTATTGACAACATGCCTCTATCAACTCCAGAAAGAGCAGGATTCAaaatgtttgttaaaaaaattcagccgTTATATCGGTTACCATGTGAACCGACATTGACCGCTGCAATGACTCTTAAATATGAAGAATTATCAAATAAAGTAAAGATCGAGCTTCAACAAGCTGAGTCTGTTTGCTTAACCACAGATATTTGGACACACCATCATACGATGAAGAGCTATCTTGGTTTGACAGCTCACTACTTGAAAG gaGTCGAGATGAAAACGGTTGAACTAGGCGCTTATCATATGGAAGAAAGGAAGACTATTGAAAATTTGAGgtctaaattaagaaaaatttgtaatgattGGGGGCTCAATGATGACAAAATTTCTACATTTGTTTCTGACGGAGGGGCGAATATCAAGGGAGCGATTAAAAGTGAATTCGGAAGTGAAAAACATATTTCTTGTATTGGACATGTCATCAATAATATCGGACAGCGacttattgaaataaatataactcCATCAGCATCTGAATCTGGGAATAAAGTAGACGACCTACCTTTAAATGAAGAAGATATAATTGATGATTCAGAAATTTTAGAGTCTGACAAAACTACTCAGCAAACAATGTTACGTGATCTGTtgacaaaagtaaaaaaaatagtaacttTTTTTAGACACAGTGAGAGAGCTACAACTGAGTTGTTGTCATTACAAAGCAATTTACCAGAATCAAAGCGTCTTAAACTAATCCAAGAAGTGAAAACAAGATGGAATTCTTGTTTCGAAATGATTAATCGTTTCATTGTACTTGCCGATCATGTTGGCAAGGTACTCCTTCAGGTCAAAATGGATAAATCATCAAAAGCTAAGCCTCCTAATATGATTACAGGAGATGAACTCGAATCCTTAATTGAAGTTCGCGACATTTTAAGTCCTCTTTGGCGAGTTACGCAGGAAGTTTGCGCGGAAAAAAATGTTACATTAAGTAAATGTATCCCTTTGATTGCTAGTCTTAGGAAA aaaactgaaaatttcaagccAGATACTTTGATTGGGCGacaattgcaaaaaaaaattactcaagaGATTGAAACTAAATATGGGAACATTGAATCAGTCAAATTATATGCTTGCGCAACTCTTCTTGACCCCAGGTATAAAAAGTGCGCTTTCTATAGCATCCGAGAGTCTGCTCGTGCAATCACTAACGTTG GTGATCTGGTTAGGATTGAGAGAAATGTAGCATCACAGGCAACGGGATCTTCTGCAATACTTGACGATGATGAAGTTACTACAGCCATTGAAGCCCAAGTTTCTTCAAACGATGgaaatgatgatgatgatatatGGTCATATTTGGATGAAGCTGTCAACTATAGTCATTCTCAAGCAGATACTGATGAAGCAGGTGGATTGCCGATACAGTTACGTCAGTAA